The following proteins are co-located in the Solanum pennellii chromosome 8, SPENNV200 genome:
- the LOC114078294 gene encoding uncharacterized protein LOC114078294 has protein sequence MCMERMLDYEERFKVDIQLDSYDQLKGEFGFQIAMDSRKLRSPTDWWMRFGGQTPDLTKFAVRVLSLTCSSLGSERNWSTFESIHTKKRNRLEHHRLNALVYVRYNTRLRERSIKRKLQKVDPVLVNEIDSDGEWINEKEDPLLPEDPSWLDEENLLMLMLLEMCRLHHMRMIFYMNRILVV, from the exons ATGTGCATGGAAAGAATGTTGGATTATGAAGAAAgattcaaagtggatattcaatTAGATTCATATGACCAGTTGAAAGGAGAATTTGGATTTCAAATAGCTATGGATTCTAGAAAATTGAGATCTCCGACAGATTGGTGGATGCGCTTTGGAGGCCAGACTCCGGACTTGACTAAATTTGCAGTTCGTGTCTTGAGTCTCACGTGCAGCTCCTTGGGTTCTGAAAGAAATTGGAGTACCTTTGAGTCG ATCCATACCAAAAAGAGAAATAGACTTGAGCATCATAGGCTAAATGCTCTTGTTTATGTAAGATACAACACTAGACTAAGAGAAAGGAGCATCAAAAGAAAATTGCAAAAAGTGGATCCAGTTCTTGTTAATGAAATTGATTCTGATGGTGAATGGATTAATGAGAAAGAAGATCCTCTGCTTCCTGAAGACCCTTCTTGGCTTGATGAAGAGAAtttattgatgttgatgttgttagAAATGTGCCGCTTACACCATATGAGAATGATCTTTTACATGAACCGAATATTGGTAGTTTAA